A genomic segment from Deinococcus sp. YIM 77859 encodes:
- the lon gene encoding endopeptidase La produces the protein MPSEQTIPLPANVPVCPVRGSVIYPTMVQHIDASRAISIHAIEAALQGDKVILIVSQRDKDVDDPQGSDLYDVGTACNVLRVRKNPDGTVQMLVAAIARARVLRYTRDGYLRADLEALPTETGNSVELQALTRELREKFESVAQGGRISAESVQTIQSKDDPGELADHIAFHLDFKLEDKQAVLEATRLTDRLRRVLMLLDAEQEVQAVQARIRAQVKEEIDKNQREYYLREQMKVIQKELQGGGDDEDADEAEAFRAKIEALGLSPEVKKEVDREVSRLARMHPDAAEASVIRTYLTWITELPWNVRSDDRLDVAEAAQILDEDHYGLEKVKDRVLEFLAVRRLRRERAERGEIDAAEVNKGPILVFTGPPGVGKTSIAQSIAKALGRKYVRIALGGARDESDIRGHRRTYIGAMPGRIIQGIRTAGTKNPVILLDEVDKLGSSYQGDPSAALLEVLDPAQNQHFTDHYLGVPFDLSEVMFIATANYPEQIPAALMDRMEVIEFSSYIEQEKLEIAKRYLLPRQLTANGLKPNQFQLTDAALERLISHYTREAGVRNLEREIGTVARKAARRIATGEVKRVKVTDKELERYLGQPRYIPETEAQEDKVGVSTGMFYTPVGGDILFVETSVMPGKGLVLTGQLGDVMKESARAALTYAKSNAERFHLDRDRIENSEIHIHVPAGAIPKEGPSAGGAMVTSLISALSGIPVRHDVAMTGEMTLTGRYLPIGGLKEKVLGARRAGIKHIIMPKANEGDLRDIPLHLRASMRFHPCETVDQVLDVALVGGLRALETPRDGTAVPAPKRKATRRNAGASA, from the coding sequence ATGCCCTCTGAACAAACCATCCCGCTGCCCGCCAACGTGCCCGTGTGCCCGGTGCGGGGCAGCGTCATCTACCCGACGATGGTGCAGCACATCGACGCGAGCCGCGCCATCTCTATTCATGCCATCGAGGCCGCCCTGCAGGGCGACAAGGTGATCCTGATCGTGTCGCAGCGCGACAAGGATGTGGATGACCCGCAGGGCAGCGATCTGTACGACGTCGGCACGGCCTGCAACGTGCTGAGGGTGCGCAAGAACCCCGACGGCACCGTACAGATGCTGGTTGCGGCGATCGCTCGTGCTCGTGTGCTGCGGTACACCCGTGACGGGTACCTGCGCGCTGACCTCGAGGCGCTGCCCACCGAAACGGGCAACTCGGTCGAGCTTCAGGCGCTGACCCGCGAGCTGCGCGAGAAGTTCGAAAGCGTTGCGCAGGGGGGGCGCATCAGTGCCGAAAGCGTTCAGACCATCCAGAGCAAGGATGACCCCGGCGAGCTCGCCGACCACATCGCCTTTCACCTTGACTTCAAGCTGGAGGACAAGCAGGCGGTTTTGGAGGCCACCCGGCTGACGGACCGCTTGCGCCGAGTGCTGATGCTGCTCGACGCCGAACAGGAAGTGCAGGCGGTGCAGGCCCGGATTCGCGCTCAGGTGAAGGAAGAAATCGACAAGAACCAGCGCGAGTACTACCTGCGCGAGCAGATGAAGGTCATCCAAAAGGAACTTCAGGGCGGCGGAGACGATGAGGACGCCGATGAGGCCGAAGCCTTCCGCGCCAAGATCGAGGCGCTGGGCCTCTCCCCCGAGGTGAAAAAGGAAGTCGACCGCGAGGTGAGCCGTCTGGCCCGGATGCATCCCGACGCCGCCGAGGCCTCGGTGATTCGCACCTACCTCACCTGGATCACCGAGCTGCCCTGGAATGTCCGCAGTGACGATCGGCTGGACGTCGCGGAAGCCGCCCAGATCCTCGACGAAGACCACTACGGTTTGGAAAAGGTCAAGGACCGGGTGTTGGAATTCCTGGCTGTGCGCCGCTTGCGCCGGGAACGTGCCGAACGCGGCGAAATCGACGCCGCAGAGGTCAACAAAGGGCCGATCCTGGTCTTTACTGGCCCTCCCGGCGTGGGTAAAACCTCCATCGCGCAGAGCATCGCCAAGGCGCTGGGCCGCAAGTACGTGCGAATCGCGCTGGGTGGCGCCCGTGACGAGTCGGATATCCGCGGTCACCGCCGCACCTACATCGGGGCGATGCCGGGACGCATCATCCAGGGTATTCGCACGGCGGGCACCAAAAACCCGGTGATTCTGCTCGACGAGGTGGACAAACTGGGCAGTTCCTACCAGGGTGATCCCTCGGCGGCGCTGCTGGAAGTTCTTGATCCGGCACAAAACCAGCACTTCACTGACCACTACCTGGGCGTGCCCTTTGACCTCAGCGAGGTCATGTTCATCGCCACCGCCAACTACCCCGAGCAGATCCCGGCGGCGCTGATGGACCGCATGGAGGTCATCGAGTTCTCCTCGTACATCGAGCAGGAGAAGCTGGAGATCGCCAAGCGCTACCTGCTGCCGCGTCAGCTCACGGCCAACGGACTGAAGCCGAACCAGTTCCAGCTCACCGACGCCGCCCTAGAACGCCTCATCAGCCACTACACCCGCGAGGCAGGCGTGCGCAACCTGGAACGCGAGATCGGCACCGTTGCTCGCAAGGCGGCCCGCCGCATCGCGACCGGCGAGGTCAAGCGCGTGAAGGTGACCGACAAGGAGCTGGAGCGTTATCTGGGGCAGCCCCGGTATATTCCCGAGACCGAAGCGCAGGAGGACAAGGTGGGGGTGTCCACCGGGATGTTCTACACGCCGGTCGGCGGTGACATCCTGTTTGTGGAGACCTCGGTGATGCCTGGGAAGGGCCTGGTCCTTACCGGACAGCTTGGGGACGTGATGAAGGAGTCGGCCCGCGCCGCCCTGACCTACGCCAAGAGCAACGCCGAACGCTTCCACCTTGACCGTGACCGGATAGAGAACAGTGAAATTCATATCCACGTGCCTGCCGGGGCCATTCCCAAAGAAGGCCCCAGCGCCGGCGGCGCGATGGTGACGAGTCTGATCTCGGCTCTCAGCGGAATTCCCGTTCGGCACGACGTGGCCATGACCGGCGAGATGACGCTGACCGGACGTTACCTGCCCATCGGCGGTCTGAAGGAGAAGGTGCTGGGTGCTCGGCGTGCGGGCATCAAGCACATCATCATGCCCAAGGCGAACGAGGGCGACTTGCGAGATATTCCTCTGCACCTGCGCGCCTCCATGCGCTTCCACCCCTGCGAGACGGTGGACCAGGTGCTGGATGTGGCCCTGGTCGGCGGCCTGAGGGCGCTCGAAACCCCGCGCGACGGCACCGCCGTGCCTGCCCCCAAGCGCAAAGCCACTCGCCGCAACGCGGGTGCCAGCGCCTAG
- a CDS encoding aminotransferase class I/II-fold pyridoxal phosphate-dependent enzyme, giving the protein MWASKRAGAVPGSVFALMDAAKARARAAGQSIIDLSIGSSDGHPPEAALEALRDATRDPSTYRYPLFSDTQPLREAAAAYLRRRFGLALDASTEVFPLIGAQEGLAHLLLAVTDPGDTLLLPDPCYPPYLGAAAIAGLRVVTLPLRPERGFLPDLGAVPEDVQPRAVLLNYPNNPTSAVAERAFFEETAAWCRERGTLLIHDHPYAELTFGAYRAPSALEAGAEGIVELHSLSKTHHMGGFRVGFAAGDRDALAALARVKGAVDFHPYLGIQRAAAVALALPDEVTRAGAAVFEQRRDTLVPALRALGWEVTLPQASMFVWARVPGLQDSVTYALRAVEKTGVALSPGRAFGEGGEGFVRLALVHPPAVLLEAARKLADVPVQEEAPLLTPLTPRSGQGG; this is encoded by the coding sequence ATGTGGGCGTCAAAACGGGCGGGAGCAGTGCCGGGAAGTGTCTTTGCACTCATGGACGCTGCCAAGGCGCGGGCACGGGCTGCTGGTCAAAGCATCATCGACCTGAGCATCGGATCGAGTGACGGCCATCCTCCAGAAGCCGCGCTGGAGGCCCTACGAGACGCGACGCGTGACCCGAGCACCTACCGCTATCCCCTCTTCAGCGATACGCAGCCCCTCCGCGAGGCAGCGGCGGCCTACCTGCGGCGACGCTTCGGCCTGGCCCTAGACGCCAGCACAGAGGTTTTTCCTCTGATCGGCGCGCAAGAGGGCCTGGCCCACCTCCTGCTGGCGGTCACCGATCCAGGGGATACACTGCTGCTACCCGACCCCTGCTATCCCCCCTATCTGGGGGCCGCAGCAATCGCCGGGCTGCGCGTGGTGACATTGCCGCTACGGCCCGAGCGTGGGTTCCTGCCGGATCTGGGCGCGGTCCCGGAGGATGTCCAGCCGCGTGCCGTGCTGCTCAACTATCCCAACAACCCCACCTCGGCGGTGGCAGAGCGCGCGTTCTTCGAGGAGACCGCCGCCTGGTGCCGTGAGCGGGGCACGCTGCTGATCCATGACCACCCCTATGCCGAACTGACGTTCGGAGCCTACCGCGCACCGAGCGCCCTTGAGGCCGGGGCGGAGGGGATTGTCGAGCTGCATTCGCTCTCCAAAACCCATCACATGGGCGGCTTTCGCGTGGGCTTCGCGGCGGGGGACCGGGACGCTCTTGCTGCCCTGGCGCGGGTGAAGGGGGCGGTGGACTTCCACCCCTACCTGGGCATTCAGCGGGCGGCGGCCGTCGCCCTGGCCCTTCCCGATGAGGTGACTCGGGCCGGCGCGGCAGTCTTTGAGCAGCGGCGCGACACCCTGGTTCCTGCCCTGCGGGCCCTGGGCTGGGAGGTGACCCTCCCTCAGGCGAGCATGTTTGTCTGGGCGCGCGTCCCGGGGCTGCAAGACAGCGTGACCTACGCTCTGCGCGCCGTGGAGAAAACCGGAGTGGCGCTCAGCCCTGGCCGCGCCTTCGGGGAGGGCGGCGAGGGCTTCGTGCGCCTCGCGCTGGTGCACCCCCCCGCCGTGCTGCTGGAGGCGGCGCGAAAACTGGCGGATGTGCCGGTGCAGGAGGAGGCGCCGCTCCTCACCCCCCTCACACCGAGGTCAGGCCAGGGAGGGTAA
- a CDS encoding collagen-like protein gives MKKALITSLLLLSPSALAGGGGSAPAQTPAPVPVTPAVTPVTTTPVTNCTPGTWAKAAIDLVTQRGYFIGYPDGSFDWCNAITRQEVAQVLARVIAQLPAQQTTFNPEELNTLRQGLQQALTGLEELRAQLAAQQQAITALQGQIAELRTALNNLPGPGAPAEAVAGPPGPAGPQGPQGEPGPAGPQGPAGPQGPAGPAGPQGPAGPQGPQGEKGEKGDPYIPPPPPFRYNNYIGASYYGILQNNVGSMARVMIGNDSLIGGFGVRITGDFKVTGSTPGNSVSGIATYRATASRADGILGAGGGYNFDLKSTFSELLVGVDYRLTDRIAIFSEARQHYYFNGSGLSISSIVAGFKFRF, from the coding sequence ATGAAGAAAGCACTGATCACCAGCCTGTTGCTGCTTAGTCCGAGCGCCCTGGCGGGGGGAGGCGGTTCCGCTCCGGCCCAAACGCCTGCTCCCGTACCTGTGACGCCGGCGGTCACCCCGGTGACGACCACCCCAGTGACCAACTGCACGCCCGGCACTTGGGCCAAGGCGGCCATCGACCTCGTCACCCAGCGGGGCTACTTTATCGGCTACCCGGACGGCTCCTTTGACTGGTGCAACGCCATCACACGTCAGGAGGTCGCCCAGGTGCTCGCGCGCGTCATCGCGCAGCTTCCCGCACAGCAGACCACCTTCAATCCTGAGGAGCTGAATACGCTGCGTCAAGGGTTGCAGCAGGCCTTGACCGGGCTGGAAGAACTCCGCGCTCAGCTTGCGGCCCAGCAGCAGGCCATCACCGCTCTGCAAGGCCAGATTGCCGAGCTGCGGACGGCCCTGAACAATCTGCCGGGGCCGGGAGCTCCTGCCGAAGCTGTAGCGGGCCCGCCAGGACCCGCCGGCCCGCAGGGTCCCCAGGGTGAACCTGGTCCCGCTGGTCCGCAAGGCCCTGCCGGTCCTCAGGGGCCTGCTGGCCCCGCCGGGCCTCAGGGGCCTGCTGGCCCGCAGGGCCCTCAGGGCGAGAAGGGTGAGAAGGGCGACCCCTACATCCCGCCCCCCCCGCCCTTCCGCTACAACAACTACATCGGGGCCTCCTACTACGGCATCCTGCAAAACAATGTCGGCTCGATGGCCCGCGTCATGATCGGCAACGATTCTCTGATCGGCGGCTTCGGGGTGCGTATTACGGGTGACTTCAAGGTCACCGGGTCTACTCCCGGCAACAGCGTCAGCGGCATCGCCACCTACCGCGCAACGGCAAGCCGGGCAGACGGCATCTTGGGTGCGGGCGGCGGCTACAACTTTGACCTCAAGAGCACCTTCAGCGAACTGCTGGTGGGGGTTGACTACCGCCTGACCGATCGCATTGCGATTTTCAGTGAGGCGCGCCAGCACTACTACTTCAATGGCAGCGGCTTGAGCATCAGCTCGATTGTTGCGGGCTTCAAGTTCCGCTTCTAA
- a CDS encoding YqgE/AlgH family protein yields MTVPLTFLVASPHLKGSLFEEAVILLLEHDETGAMGLLITAPVRQNVADLLPDLPRSEAGSVWAGGPVELGVGWCLYRQPLNLEGEVRLAEGLLVTSSLDVLHAVAESGQPFMLMLGYTGWAPGQLAQEAREGTWLWVEQDTPELLWDVPPAQRWQAALDRLGVNPVTIMPGGAQA; encoded by the coding sequence ATGACCGTGCCGCTGACGTTCCTGGTCGCCAGTCCACATCTGAAGGGCAGCCTGTTCGAGGAGGCCGTGATCCTGCTGCTGGAACACGACGAGACGGGCGCGATGGGCCTGCTGATCACGGCGCCCGTGCGGCAAAACGTCGCCGACCTGCTGCCGGACCTGCCCCGGAGTGAAGCGGGCAGCGTGTGGGCGGGAGGCCCCGTCGAGCTGGGCGTCGGCTGGTGCCTGTACCGCCAACCTCTGAACCTGGAGGGCGAGGTGCGCCTGGCAGAAGGTCTGCTGGTCACGAGCAGCCTCGACGTGCTGCACGCTGTAGCCGAGAGCGGACAACCCTTTATGTTGATGCTGGGCTACACCGGCTGGGCCCCCGGTCAGCTTGCCCAGGAAGCCCGCGAGGGCACCTGGCTATGGGTGGAACAGGACACGCCCGAACTGCTGTGGGACGTCCCCCCGGCACAACGGTGGCAGGCTGCGCTGGACCGTTTGGGCGTGAACCCTGTCACCATTATGCCCGGCGGTGCGCAGGCCTAA
- the acs gene encoding acetate--CoA ligase, with translation MTDHTLTDHIDAMLHEHRVIAPPADFAARARVSREQYEAMYRRSLDDPEGFWGDVAGELAWMKPWERVLDWQEPHARWFVGGETNIAYNALDRNVQRGLGNKTALIWEGEDGEVRTYTYAELLREVSKAAQALTALGVQKGDRVTLYLPLIPEAVIAMLACARIGAIHSVVFGGFSVSALTDRLNDAQSKLLITADAGQRRGQLVRLKANADEAAKNVPSLEKMLVVCRADCDAPMQEGRDVWWHDALAAASDEHEAAALDSEHPLFVLYTSGSTGKPKGVLHTTGGYMVGTYLTTQTVFDLRDDDIYWCTADVGWVTGHSYSVYGPLLNGATVVLYEGAPNHPDWGRFWDIIQKHRVTILYTAPTAIRSFMRQGDEIPGRYDLSSLRLLGSVGEPINPEAWMWYYRVIGGERCPVVDTWWQTETGAIMLTTLPGAHPSKPGSAGLPMFGVEPAIMTHAGEELGVDEGGLLVIKRPWPSMLRTVYGDDERYRKSYWGEIPHVYFAGDGARRDADGYFTVMGRVDDVLNVSGHRLGTMEIESALVAHPSVAEAAVVGRPDEVKGEAVVAFVLPQSGYEVDPQELRGHVSREIGALARPDAIIIADALPKTRSGKIMRRFLRQIAAGKPIQGDTSTLEDPTVLERLATTPAV, from the coding sequence ATGACCGACCACACCCTCACCGACCACATCGACGCCATGCTGCACGAGCACCGGGTGATCGCGCCGCCCGCCGACTTCGCGGCGCGCGCCCGAGTCAGCCGTGAGCAGTACGAGGCGATGTACCGCCGCAGCCTCGACGACCCCGAGGGCTTTTGGGGCGACGTGGCCGGTGAACTCGCCTGGATGAAGCCCTGGGAGCGCGTGCTCGACTGGCAAGAACCGCACGCACGGTGGTTCGTGGGGGGCGAAACCAATATCGCCTACAACGCCCTCGACCGCAACGTACAGCGCGGGCTAGGCAACAAGACGGCCCTGATCTGGGAGGGCGAGGACGGCGAAGTTCGAACCTACACCTATGCCGAACTGCTGCGCGAGGTGAGCAAGGCCGCCCAAGCTCTCACCGCCCTGGGCGTGCAGAAGGGGGACCGCGTGACCCTCTACCTGCCCCTGATCCCCGAGGCGGTGATCGCTATGCTGGCCTGTGCCCGTATCGGCGCGATTCACAGCGTGGTGTTTGGGGGGTTCTCGGTGAGTGCGCTGACTGACCGCCTGAACGACGCGCAAAGCAAGCTGCTGATCACGGCCGACGCTGGGCAGCGCCGCGGGCAGCTTGTCAGGCTCAAGGCCAATGCTGACGAGGCCGCAAAGAATGTTCCCAGCCTAGAAAAGATGCTGGTGGTTTGCCGCGCCGACTGCGACGCGCCCATGCAGGAGGGCCGCGATGTCTGGTGGCATGACGCCCTGGCCGCCGCCAGTGACGAGCACGAGGCCGCAGCCCTCGACAGTGAGCATCCTCTCTTCGTGCTGTACACCTCCGGCAGTACCGGCAAGCCCAAGGGCGTGTTGCACACGACGGGGGGCTACATGGTGGGGACCTATCTCACCACCCAGACAGTCTTTGACCTACGTGACGACGACATCTACTGGTGTACGGCCGACGTGGGCTGGGTGACCGGTCACAGCTACAGCGTGTATGGCCCGCTGCTCAACGGCGCGACGGTCGTGCTGTACGAGGGTGCCCCCAACCATCCCGACTGGGGCCGCTTCTGGGACATCATTCAGAAACACCGGGTCACCATCCTGTACACCGCGCCCACGGCCATCCGCTCCTTTATGCGCCAGGGAGACGAGATTCCCGGCCGTTATGACCTGAGCAGCCTGCGCCTGCTGGGGTCGGTGGGTGAACCGATTAACCCTGAAGCGTGGATGTGGTACTACCGCGTGATTGGGGGCGAACGTTGCCCGGTGGTGGACACCTGGTGGCAGACCGAGACGGGCGCGATCATGCTGACCACCCTGCCCGGGGCGCATCCCAGCAAACCCGGCAGCGCGGGCCTGCCCATGTTTGGGGTCGAGCCCGCCATCATGACCCATGCCGGAGAGGAACTCGGCGTAGACGAAGGCGGACTGCTGGTGATCAAGCGGCCCTGGCCCTCGATGCTGCGAACGGTCTACGGTGACGACGAGCGCTACCGCAAAAGCTACTGGGGCGAGATTCCACACGTCTACTTTGCTGGAGACGGCGCCCGCCGCGACGCTGACGGCTACTTCACCGTTATGGGCCGCGTGGATGACGTCCTCAACGTCTCCGGTCACCGCCTGGGCACGATGGAGATCGAGTCGGCTCTGGTCGCGCATCCCTCTGTCGCAGAAGCGGCGGTGGTGGGCCGCCCCGACGAGGTGAAAGGGGAAGCGGTCGTGGCCTTTGTGCTGCCCCAAAGCGGCTACGAGGTGGACCCGCAAGAACTCCGGGGACATGTCAGCCGGGAAATCGGCGCGCTGGCCCGCCCCGACGCCATCATCATCGCCGACGCCCTGCCCAAGACTCGCAGCGGCAAGATCATGCGCCGCTTCCTGCGCCAGATCGCCGCTGGGAAGCCTATCCAGGGAGACACCAGCACGCTGGAAGACCCCACGGTGCTCGAGCGGCTGGCCACGACGCCGGCCGTGTGA
- a CDS encoding arsenate reductase ArsC, whose translation MIRVLILCTHNSARSQMAEALTRDAAQRAGVELDVHSAGTEATRVKDEAKTVMAELGLCLDGHTSKTLHEVPNAQNFDYVVTVCDSAADACPVYPGTTTRLHYPFVDPSGGSLERWREVRDQLKVQFEALVQALKNGTPVPESYEDSPAVTAA comes from the coding sequence ATGATCCGTGTGCTGATTCTGTGTACCCACAACTCTGCTCGGTCTCAGATGGCAGAAGCCCTCACACGTGACGCTGCCCAGCGCGCTGGGGTCGAACTGGACGTCCACTCTGCTGGAACAGAAGCCACCCGCGTAAAGGACGAAGCCAAGACAGTGATGGCCGAGCTTGGCCTGTGCCTTGACGGCCACACCAGCAAGACGCTGCACGAGGTCCCAAACGCCCAGAACTTTGACTACGTCGTTACCGTCTGCGACAGTGCTGCAGACGCCTGCCCGGTCTACCCCGGAACCACCACCCGTTTGCACTACCCTTTTGTGGACCCCTCAGGGGGCAGCCTGGAGCGTTGGCGGGAGGTCCGCGACCAGTTGAAGGTCCAGTTTGAGGCATTGGTGCAAGCGCTAAAAAACGGCACGCCGGTGCCCGAATCGTACGAGGACAGCCCGGCAGTGACAGCAGCCTAA
- a CDS encoding DUF6428 family protein: MLHPQAYQSDPSPSLPDLWPSYPLPHLLISSSTEVKAVTPKAIDCGGRVDTWQETVVQLWNSGGEEDRGFTTAGQFLAIYRRVAARVPVREEASLRFEYGDQVRPTIQYGGGSVDIRADQVLVHPGFPLVSCKPGAARPAAEKTTCCGPAVGTAQTVGGDQSRERTRAGQVNQRRVPQAGTLRETRARR, encoded by the coding sequence GTGCTGCACCCCCAGGCCTATCAAAGTGACCCTTCCCCGTCTCTCCCTGACCTCTGGCCTTCCTACCCCCTGCCCCACCTGCTGATTTCTAGCTCTACCGAGGTCAAGGCCGTCACCCCCAAGGCGATAGACTGTGGCGGGCGCGTGGACACCTGGCAGGAGACCGTCGTACAGCTTTGGAACAGCGGTGGCGAGGAGGACCGGGGCTTCACGACCGCAGGCCAGTTCCTTGCGATCTACCGCCGGGTTGCGGCCCGCGTGCCGGTCCGTGAAGAGGCCAGCCTGCGCTTCGAGTACGGGGACCAGGTTCGCCCTACCATTCAGTATGGGGGAGGTAGCGTAGACATCCGAGCTGACCAGGTCCTGGTCCACCCCGGTTTCCCCTTGGTGTCCTGCAAGCCGGGAGCAGCGCGCCCCGCTGCTGAGAAAACCACGTGTTGTGGCCCAGCTGTGGGCACGGCGCAGACAGTCGGGGGCGATCAGTCACGCGAGAGGACTCGCGCAGGTCAGGTGAACCAAAGGAGGGTGCCCCAGGCAGGCACCCTCCGCGAGACAAGAGCTCGGCGTTAG